A genomic stretch from Desulfotignum balticum DSM 7044 includes:
- a CDS encoding molybdopterin biosynthesis protein, producing MTSKRNVYLDTQPIETARQILMDRFKDRVTDVETIDVTAAQGRVLASPAIAKLSSPNFHAAAMDGMAVDAKQTFGASEDAPKVLVPEETGFWVNTGHAMPPGTNAVIMIEHINIIDETTVEIEAPVFPWQHVRKMGEDIVATKLLFPRGHQINAYAMGALLSGGVFQVNVYKNPRVLIIPTGSELVQWHETSPEQMVPGQVIESNSTVLKALCRDNGAVADRHPMLKDDLETITNAVDRAVKGEYDMVCIIGGSSAGSEDFARPVMASLGRVMVHGVTMMPGKPVLMGDLSGKPVFGIPGYPVSAIVAFEQFVGPLLRFMQKLAPVEDRFEPVALARKIASKLGQDEFLRVKIGSVDGRLIASQLPRGSGSITTLTEADGIIQIPKDVEGISETETPTARLLKPLSAIENTLVITGSHDNTLDLLADQMRRDHDGINISSSHVGSMGGLMAIRNNACHLAGAHLLDPEDGSYNVSYIKKYLPNMPVRLVNLVMRQQGFIVPKGNPENIGSIKDLKNKKLRFINRQAGSGTRILFDYKLLDAGLTPADIIGYDNDEYTHMSVAVAVLSGRADAGLGIMAAARALDLDFVPIVTESYDLVIPERFFNTPNVQILLETIVGDAFKQRVQALGGYGVERTGQEIQI from the coding sequence ATGACATCTAAACGAAATGTGTATCTGGATACACAACCCATTGAAACAGCCCGGCAGATTCTGATGGACCGATTTAAAGACCGGGTTACCGATGTGGAGACCATCGATGTGACAGCCGCCCAGGGGCGTGTTCTGGCTTCACCGGCAATTGCTAAACTGTCCAGCCCCAATTTTCACGCGGCCGCCATGGATGGGATGGCCGTGGATGCGAAACAGACATTCGGTGCCAGCGAAGATGCCCCCAAAGTGCTGGTTCCGGAAGAAACCGGTTTCTGGGTCAATACCGGCCATGCCATGCCGCCCGGCACCAATGCCGTGATCATGATCGAACATATCAATATCATTGATGAAACAACCGTTGAAATTGAAGCACCCGTGTTTCCCTGGCAGCATGTGCGAAAAATGGGCGAAGACATCGTGGCCACCAAACTGCTGTTTCCCAGAGGCCATCAGATCAATGCCTATGCCATGGGAGCTTTGTTGTCCGGGGGCGTGTTTCAGGTCAATGTGTACAAAAACCCCCGGGTCCTGATCATTCCCACCGGGTCGGAACTGGTTCAGTGGCATGAGACATCTCCGGAACAAATGGTTCCGGGACAGGTAATCGAATCCAATTCCACGGTGCTCAAAGCCCTGTGCCGGGATAACGGGGCTGTTGCCGACCGTCATCCCATGCTCAAAGATGATCTGGAAACAATTACAAACGCGGTGGACCGGGCAGTGAAGGGCGAGTATGACATGGTGTGCATCATTGGCGGTTCCTCAGCCGGGTCTGAAGATTTTGCAAGGCCGGTGATGGCATCCTTAGGCCGGGTCATGGTTCACGGGGTGACCATGATGCCCGGGAAACCGGTATTGATGGGAGATCTTTCCGGAAAGCCGGTATTTGGTATTCCCGGATATCCGGTTTCCGCCATTGTGGCATTTGAGCAGTTTGTGGGGCCGCTGCTGCGCTTTATGCAGAAACTGGCACCTGTGGAAGACCGGTTTGAACCGGTGGCTCTGGCCCGGAAAATCGCTTCCAAACTGGGGCAGGATGAGTTTTTGCGGGTAAAGATCGGATCCGTGGACGGGCGGCTCATCGCCTCCCAGCTGCCCAGGGGGTCGGGCAGTATCACCACATTGACCGAAGCCGACGGCATCATTCAGATCCCTAAGGATGTGGAAGGGATTTCCGAAACCGAAACCCCGACTGCCCGATTGCTCAAACCCTTGTCCGCCATCGAGAATACCCTGGTGATCACCGGGTCCCATGACAATACCCTGGATCTTTTGGCCGACCAGATGCGGCGCGATCATGACGGCATTAATATCTCATCGAGTCATGTGGGAAGCATGGGCGGGCTCATGGCGATTCGGAACAATGCCTGCCACCTGGCCGGGGCCCATCTCCTGGACCCGGAAGACGGTTCCTATAATGTCAGTTATATCAAAAAATATCTGCCCAATATGCCGGTGCGCCTGGTAAATCTGGTCATGCGGCAGCAGGGATTCATCGTGCCCAAGGGCAATCCGGAAAATATCGGGTCCATCAAGGATCTCAAAAACAAAAAACTGCGGTTCATCAACCGTCAGGCCGGTTCCGGCACGCGAATTCTTTTTGACTATAAGCTGCTGGATGCCGGTTTGACCCCGGCGGATATCATCGGATATGACAATGATGAATATACGCATATGTCGGTGGCTGTGGCCGTGTTGTCCGGCCGGGCCGATGCGGGTTTGGGGATCATGGCAGCGGCCCGGGCACTGGATCTGGACTTTGTGCCCATTGTCACGGAATCTTATGACCTGGTGATACCGGAACGGTTTTTCAATACACCCAATGTCCAAATTCTGCTGGAGACCATTGTCGGCGATGCATTCAAGCAAAGGGTTCAGGCCTTGGGCGGGTATGGTGTTGAAAGAACCGGGCAGGAAATCCAGATATAA
- a CDS encoding OmpA family protein, with amino-acid sequence MKKKWVIQSFLSVLALTFLFGCAAKEPVDFGTFTPAQFDLEKKESNVDNFLVIMDASSSMRHDNKFDIAKTVAQRLNMTIPELGQTAGLRTFGHLPSVCTNKTRLFYGMEPYATAAMADGLGNVTKPGGTSPLDEALAAAQTDLETLPGTNKAVIIISDGKDMTDVRGQAQALKDRFGSSLCIYPVLVGDAPEGRQLLQDIAEIGGCGFFTTADDLLPSGGMAGFVSQVFLKDAPAPAPAPAPVKNDSDGDGVYDENDQCPGTPIGARVNAVGCWILEDVLFDFDKAVIKPEAYHLLDEVVEIMKKNPGMNVELQGHTDNIGTEKYNMGLSLRRANAVADYLANNGISKDRLTTKGFGFSKPVALNSTEIGRSLNRRVELHP; translated from the coding sequence ATGAAAAAAAAATGGGTTATTCAAAGTTTTTTATCCGTGCTGGCACTGACATTTCTGTTCGGTTGTGCCGCCAAAGAGCCGGTTGATTTCGGCACATTCACCCCGGCCCAGTTCGATCTGGAGAAAAAAGAATCCAACGTGGACAATTTTCTGGTGATCATGGATGCATCCAGCTCCATGCGGCATGACAACAAATTTGACATCGCCAAAACCGTTGCCCAGCGTTTGAACATGACAATCCCGGAACTGGGTCAAACCGCTGGTCTCCGGACGTTTGGTCATCTCCCCTCTGTATGCACAAACAAAACAAGATTGTTTTACGGCATGGAACCCTATGCAACTGCCGCGATGGCGGATGGATTGGGGAATGTGACTAAACCGGGCGGAACCAGCCCCCTGGATGAGGCCCTGGCAGCAGCTCAAACCGATCTGGAAACTTTGCCCGGAACGAACAAAGCGGTGATTATCATCAGTGATGGTAAAGACATGACCGATGTGCGGGGCCAGGCCCAGGCACTTAAAGACAGATTCGGTTCCTCCCTGTGCATCTACCCGGTACTGGTAGGAGATGCACCCGAAGGCCGTCAACTGCTTCAGGATATTGCTGAAATCGGTGGATGCGGTTTTTTCACCACGGCAGACGATCTGTTGCCCAGTGGCGGTATGGCTGGATTCGTATCTCAGGTATTCCTTAAAGACGCGCCCGCTCCGGCACCCGCTCCGGCACCGGTAAAAAATGACTCTGACGGTGACGGCGTTTATGATGAAAATGACCAGTGCCCCGGCACCCCGATAGGCGCACGCGTGAATGCGGTGGGTTGCTGGATTCTGGAAGATGTCCTGTTTGATTTCGACAAAGCCGTGATCAAACCGGAAGCCTATCATCTGCTGGATGAAGTGGTGGAAATCATGAAAAAGAACCCCGGCATGAACGTGGAGCTCCAGGGACATACCGACAACATCGGCACCGAAAAATACAACATGGGCCTGTCTTTAAGACGCGCCAATGCCGTCGCTGACTACCTTGCAAACAACGGTATTTCAAAAGACCGGCTGACCACCAAGGGATTCGGATTCAGCAAACCGGTCGCTCTCAACAGCACCGAAATCGGCCGTTCCCTCAACCGACGGGTGGAACTTCACCCATAG
- a CDS encoding undecaprenyl-diphosphate phosphatase, with the protein MEIYQAVILGILQGLTEFLPVSSSGHLVLGQLFFGITESSLAFNISVHMGTLGAVVLVYFADIRGMVLSVLSGMAKTIKRQPVAFESDAHLKLAVFIIAGSVPTALIGMGLKKFEDVLFTSGLLVGAMLLVTGTILWISRGFYRTEKTGTPLDLKRSLIIGVSQGLAVIPGISRAGTTIACGMFCGLDRQTAARFSFLLSIPAILGAQLISILESLDQGVQFDAVVIYGTLTAFVSGLMALKLLIKLVHAGKFHLFAPYCWVLGILVVLSTII; encoded by the coding sequence ATGGAAATATATCAGGCAGTCATACTCGGGATTTTACAAGGATTGACCGAATTTTTACCGGTGAGCAGCTCCGGTCACCTGGTGCTGGGACAGCTTTTTTTCGGCATCACGGAATCGTCTCTGGCATTCAATATCAGTGTGCATATGGGAACACTGGGGGCTGTGGTGCTGGTGTATTTTGCCGACATCAGGGGCATGGTGTTGTCCGTGCTGTCTGGTATGGCAAAGACAATCAAACGGCAGCCGGTTGCGTTTGAATCAGATGCGCATTTGAAACTGGCCGTATTCATTATAGCGGGTTCGGTTCCCACCGCCCTTATCGGTATGGGGTTGAAAAAATTCGAGGATGTCTTGTTTACATCCGGGCTGCTGGTGGGAGCCATGCTTCTGGTGACCGGAACCATTCTGTGGATATCCCGGGGCTTTTACCGGACTGAAAAAACCGGAACCCCTCTGGATCTGAAAAGGTCTTTGATCATCGGTGTCAGCCAGGGGCTGGCCGTGATTCCCGGTATTTCGAGAGCCGGTACCACCATTGCCTGCGGTATGTTCTGCGGCCTGGACCGGCAGACTGCGGCCAGGTTTTCATTTTTATTGTCCATCCCGGCCATTTTAGGGGCGCAGCTCATCAGTATTCTGGAATCTTTGGATCAGGGTGTACAGTTTGACGCCGTCGTGATTTATGGTACACTGACGGCATTTGTCAGCGGGTTGATGGCATTGAAACTGCTGATAAAACTGGTGCATGCGGGGAAATTTCATCTGTTCGCCCCGTACTGCTGGGTGTTGGGAATCCTGGTGGTGTTGTCAACGATTATCTGA
- a CDS encoding phosphomannomutase/phosphoglucomutase codes for MESGIFREYDIRGVAGVDILDEDVKNIGKAFGTLVNQKGGQKVSVGRDCRLTSDRYSDLFIQGVLSTGCDVVDIGMCPTPVLYFSIQHLDLGGGAMITASHNPPEYNGFKLMNGQDSIHSQGLQEIRKVIERSAYITGSGRLTREDVLTPYKKYITDHITIPTTIRLGIDAGNGTGGITALPVLKELGCEVHDLFCDPDGNFPNHEADPTQKKNLGDLIALVKEKNLDLGVGYDGDGDRIGVVDKNGTVIYGDQLMVIYAREILSRKPGATFISEVKCSMVMYDDIRRHGGNAIMWRTGHSLIKKKMKEENADLAGEMSGHMFFKDRYFGFDDALYATCRLLEILAATGKGVDELIQDLPKTFTTPEIRVECPDEIKFDVVAKITAHYKAKQEVIDIDGMRAVYPDGWGLVRASNTQPALVLRFEALTSQRLDEIQKDIETTLKQIISQTT; via the coding sequence ATGGAGTCAGGAATTTTCAGAGAATATGATATCCGGGGGGTGGCCGGTGTTGATATCCTGGATGAGGATGTGAAAAATATCGGCAAAGCCTTCGGGACCCTGGTGAACCAGAAGGGCGGACAAAAAGTATCCGTGGGCCGGGACTGCCGCCTGACATCGGACAGATATTCGGATCTGTTCATACAAGGGGTGTTGTCCACCGGATGTGATGTGGTGGATATCGGCATGTGCCCGACACCGGTGTTGTATTTTTCCATTCAGCACCTGGATCTGGGCGGGGGCGCCATGATCACGGCCAGCCATAACCCGCCGGAATACAATGGATTTAAACTCATGAACGGCCAGGATTCCATTCACAGCCAGGGATTGCAGGAGATCCGGAAAGTCATCGAACGCAGCGCCTATATCACCGGTTCCGGCCGCCTCACCCGGGAAGATGTCCTGACCCCCTATAAAAAATATATCACCGATCATATCACCATCCCCACTACGATTCGTCTGGGCATTGATGCGGGGAACGGCACCGGCGGCATCACAGCATTGCCGGTTTTAAAGGAACTGGGGTGTGAGGTCCACGATCTTTTCTGCGACCCGGATGGAAATTTTCCCAACCATGAGGCAGACCCCACCCAGAAGAAAAATTTAGGCGATCTCATTGCCCTGGTAAAGGAAAAGAATCTGGATCTGGGGGTGGGATATGATGGGGACGGGGACCGCATCGGTGTGGTGGACAAAAACGGAACTGTGATTTACGGGGATCAGCTCATGGTGATCTATGCCAGGGAGATTCTTTCCCGCAAACCCGGTGCCACCTTTATTTCCGAAGTCAAGTGCTCCATGGTCATGTATGATGATATCCGCCGTCACGGGGGCAACGCCATCATGTGGCGCACCGGCCATTCTTTGATCAAGAAGAAAATGAAGGAAGAAAATGCCGATCTGGCCGGAGAAATGAGCGGGCACATGTTTTTCAAGGACCGGTATTTCGGATTTGATGATGCACTGTACGCCACCTGCCGGCTTCTGGAAATTCTGGCCGCCACAGGCAAGGGCGTGGATGAACTGATCCAGGATCTGCCCAAAACTTTTACCACCCCTGAAATCCGCGTGGAATGTCCGGATGAAATCAAGTTTGATGTGGTGGCGAAAATTACGGCCCATTACAAGGCAAAGCAGGAAGTGATCGATATCGACGGCATGCGGGCCGTGTATCCCGACGGCTGGGGTCTGGTGCGGGCCTCCAATACCCAGCCGGCCCTGGTGCTCAGGTTTGAGGCGTTGACCTCTCAGCGCCTGGACGAGATCCAGAAAGACATTGAAACCACCTTGAAACAGATCATTTCCCAGACAACATAA
- a CDS encoding ATP-dependent helicase gives MQLSSQQQQAVTHTGSPALIVAGAGSGKTRTLTAKFSHLIDQGYDPRKILAITFTNKAAQEMKSRLMTMTGLSQDRFQWVRTFHSACLMMLKQHCTRLGYVPPVQVLSVYQQDKLIKELCVANNIDKKYASRILSFLSRAKNSGNPHQFFDRKPVFFNIRTADIFDQYEERLKQMNGVDFDNILLKTRDLLKEHEDIRKEYQAWFSYILVDEYQDTNNLQEDLTSLLLGAHRNLFCVGDDWQAVYGFRGSNVNHFLRFSKKYRDAKIFRLEENFRSANEIVQVANDLIDYNPDKMDKHCFSHKKGGVVEIYDFLSDAHEAEWVARRIKAMNRQGQGIAYDRMAVVYRTKFCSLPFEKIFRAFRVPYRLMGAQGFFERMEVLDINSYLSAAFFPNDDLSFERVVNTPKRGIGPAMIKKMAAMRNTGTSLQDAARIMVKERVLTPKIHENLSRVLEILDCIRDMAPAPAMEEVIAQTGYYEYLEKKTKTKAEWISKKENIEQLIHTARTKADMLSYLEEAALIREDKEDDDTDSDGVALLTIHSAKGLEFDTVFVVGCEERLFPHWRSIDDGDAALAEERRLMYVAMTRAERFLYLTHANYRKGEFAMPSRFIGQIKECLD, from the coding sequence ATGCAATTATCTTCACAGCAGCAGCAGGCCGTGACCCATACCGGGTCTCCGGCCCTGATTGTGGCCGGGGCCGGTTCCGGCAAAACCCGGACCCTGACCGCCAAGTTTTCTCATCTTATCGACCAGGGGTATGATCCCCGGAAAATCCTGGCCATCACCTTTACCAACAAGGCGGCCCAGGAGATGAAATCCCGGCTCATGACCATGACCGGTCTTTCCCAGGACCGGTTCCAGTGGGTGAGAACCTTTCATTCCGCCTGCCTGATGATGCTCAAGCAGCACTGCACGCGTCTGGGATATGTGCCGCCGGTTCAGGTGCTGTCCGTGTACCAGCAGGACAAGCTGATCAAGGAACTGTGTGTGGCAAACAACATTGACAAAAAATACGCCTCCCGGATATTGTCCTTTTTGTCCCGGGCCAAAAACTCCGGCAATCCCCATCAATTTTTTGACAGAAAACCGGTGTTTTTCAATATCCGCACTGCCGATATTTTTGACCAGTATGAGGAGCGCCTGAAACAGATGAACGGGGTGGACTTTGACAATATCCTGCTGAAAACAAGGGACCTGCTCAAAGAACACGAAGATATCCGAAAAGAGTATCAGGCCTGGTTTTCATATATTCTGGTGGATGAATACCAGGATACCAACAATCTGCAGGAAGATCTGACCTCTCTTCTGTTAGGCGCCCACCGCAATCTGTTCTGCGTGGGCGATGACTGGCAGGCGGTATATGGATTCAGAGGATCCAATGTCAACCATTTTCTGCGGTTTTCCAAAAAATACAGGGATGCGAAAATTTTCCGGCTGGAGGAAAATTTCCGGTCCGCCAATGAGATCGTTCAGGTGGCCAATGACCTGATCGACTACAATCCGGACAAGATGGACAAACACTGCTTTTCCCATAAAAAAGGCGGGGTGGTGGAAATTTACGATTTTCTGTCCGATGCCCATGAAGCCGAGTGGGTGGCGCGGCGGATCAAGGCCATGAACCGCCAGGGCCAGGGCATTGCCTATGACCGCATGGCCGTGGTGTACCGCACCAAATTCTGTTCTTTGCCTTTTGAAAAAATATTCCGGGCCTTCCGGGTTCCCTACCGGCTCATGGGGGCCCAGGGGTTTTTCGAGCGCATGGAGGTTCTGGATATCAATTCTTATCTGAGTGCCGCGTTTTTTCCCAATGACGATCTGTCTTTTGAGCGGGTGGTCAACACGCCGAAGCGGGGGATCGGGCCGGCCATGATCAAGAAAATGGCAGCCATGCGCAACACCGGCACCAGTCTCCAGGATGCCGCACGGATCATGGTCAAAGAACGGGTTCTGACCCCGAAAATCCATGAAAACCTGTCCCGGGTTCTGGAAATTCTGGACTGCATCCGGGACATGGCCCCGGCCCCGGCCATGGAAGAAGTGATCGCTCAAACCGGTTATTATGAGTACCTTGAAAAGAAAACCAAGACCAAAGCGGAGTGGATCTCCAAAAAAGAGAATATCGAACAGCTGATTCACACGGCCCGAACCAAGGCGGATATGCTGTCCTATCTGGAGGAAGCGGCCCTGATCCGTGAGGACAAGGAAGACGATGACACCGATTCCGACGGGGTCGCCCTGCTTACTATCCATTCCGCCAAGGGCCTGGAATTTGACACCGTGTTTGTGGTGGGATGTGAGGAACGCCTGTTTCCCCACTGGCGGTCCATTGACGACGGGGACGCGGCCCTGGCCGAAGAGCGGCGTCTGATGTATGTGGCCATGACCCGGGCGGAACGATTTTTGTACCTGACCCATGCCAATTACCGCAAAGGGGAATTTGCCATGCCCAGCCGATTCATCGGCCAGATCAAAGAGTGCCTGGATTAG
- a CDS encoding MFS transporter, whose amino-acid sequence MDLFETIRAPMVRLSLTLFRKGSQAIPSDHKGIFATLFFIIFSTVTGVGIVVPLLPIYAHDLGATGFYVAMIFGSFSISRVFLLPYFGRMSDQKGRKPFILFGLISYTLISIAFIFSDTVEGLIFIRFIQGAGSAMIMPVVQAYVGEITPKGSEGYAMGLFNLSMFLSMSLGPLMGGVIQDLWSMDAAFVSMGLLSFIGVLLCVWLLPPLSEERLRSGHQALQIPWALVVRDKELLGLFSFRYAYTACIGAIWSFLPLFGAQMFGQSGARIGLLVTLGVFISGILQLPMGYLADRISRQAMVVFGGIIATAGMVWIYFAASFFDLLAAVSLFGVGGGIAMPAITALAVVNGEQKKAMGSVMAILTVAHSLGMLTGSMAAGLAMDFFSLRLAFPVSGLVMALGTGVFAFLHFSRCFHRS is encoded by the coding sequence ATGGATCTTTTCGAAACCATCCGGGCGCCCATGGTCCGGCTGTCGCTGACCCTTTTCCGCAAGGGCAGCCAGGCCATTCCATCCGACCACAAAGGTATTTTCGCCACCTTGTTTTTCATCATTTTTTCCACGGTCACGGGCGTGGGGATTGTGGTGCCGCTGCTGCCCATCTATGCCCATGATTTGGGCGCCACCGGATTTTATGTGGCCATGATTTTCGGGTCTTTTTCCATTTCCCGGGTGTTTCTGCTGCCTTATTTCGGGCGGATGTCGGATCAAAAAGGAAGAAAACCCTTTATTTTGTTCGGGTTGATCTCCTATACACTGATTTCCATTGCGTTCATTTTTTCAGATACTGTGGAAGGACTGATCTTTATCCGGTTCATCCAGGGGGCCGGATCCGCCATGATCATGCCCGTGGTCCAGGCCTATGTAGGGGAGATTACCCCTAAGGGATCGGAAGGGTATGCCATGGGGCTGTTCAATCTGTCCATGTTTCTGAGCATGAGCCTGGGCCCGCTCATGGGCGGTGTGATACAGGACCTGTGGTCCATGGATGCCGCGTTTGTCAGCATGGGACTGCTGTCTTTTATCGGAGTGCTGCTGTGTGTGTGGCTTCTGCCGCCTTTGTCCGAGGAACGGCTTCGGTCCGGGCACCAGGCGCTTCAGATCCCCTGGGCTCTGGTGGTCAGGGATAAGGAATTGTTGGGCCTGTTTTCCTTCAGGTATGCCTATACCGCGTGTATCGGCGCTATATGGAGCTTTCTGCCCCTGTTCGGAGCTCAGATGTTTGGTCAGTCCGGTGCCAGAATCGGGCTTCTGGTGACCCTGGGCGTTTTTATATCCGGGATTCTGCAACTGCCCATGGGATATCTGGCGGATCGCATCAGCCGACAGGCCATGGTCGTTTTCGGCGGGATCATCGCCACCGCCGGCATGGTCTGGATTTACTTTGCCGCTTCATTTTTCGATCTGCTGGCTGCCGTGTCTTTGTTCGGTGTGGGCGGCGGGATTGCCATGCCGGCCATCACAGCCCTGGCCGTGGTCAACGGAGAGCAGAAAAAAGCCATGGGATCGGTGATGGCCATATTGACGGTGGCTCACAGCTTAGGCATGCTCACCGGATCAATGGCTGCCGGTCTGGCCATGGATTTTTTCAGCCTCAGGCTGGCATTTCCTGTGTCCGGTCTGGTCATGGCCCTGGGCACGGGTGTGTTTGCCTTTCTTCATTTTTCCAGATGCTTTCATCGGTCCTGA
- a CDS encoding glycine zipper 2TM domain-containing protein, with translation MYVMTWAAVFTAVVTMLAGGCASSRSSEVYSRDQARQVQTVMMGTVESVKYVTIEGTKTPVGTAVGGVAGGVLGSTVGGGSGRTVATVIGALAGAAAGTAAEEGITRKPGLEIVVTKDTGTTIVVVQEADVEVSPGDRVRIITAADGTTRVSR, from the coding sequence ATGTATGTCATGACGTGGGCTGCCGTGTTTACAGCCGTTGTTACGATGCTGGCCGGCGGGTGTGCGTCCAGCCGGTCGTCGGAAGTGTATTCCAGGGATCAGGCCCGTCAGGTCCAGACCGTGATGATGGGGACTGTGGAATCGGTCAAGTATGTCACCATCGAAGGGACCAAAACCCCGGTGGGAACCGCTGTCGGCGGGGTTGCCGGCGGGGTGCTGGGCAGTACGGTGGGAGGCGGTTCAGGCCGCACAGTGGCAACCGTGATCGGTGCTTTGGCCGGAGCTGCTGCCGGGACTGCGGCGGAAGAAGGCATCACCCGGAAGCCCGGCCTTGAAATTGTTGTGACAAAAGACACAGGCACCACCATTGTGGTGGTCCAGGAAGCGGATGTGGAAGTGTCCCCGGGAGACCGGGTCCGGATCATCACCGCGGCTGACGGCACCACCCGGGTGTCCAGATAA